A single Henriciella sp. AS95 DNA region contains:
- the murC gene encoding UDP-N-acetylmuramate--L-alanine ligase, with amino-acid sequence MTLKPSPFELGPAHLVGIGGIGMSGIAEIMINLGYQVQGSDVKESANVERLREKGATVLIGHSPKNVIGAGAVIISSAIKSDNPEVVAARESGIPVVRRADMLAEIIRMKWTVAVAGTHGKTTTTTMVAALLDGAGVDPTVINGGIINAYGSNAKAGTGDWIVLEADESDGTFTKLRPTIAIVTNMDPEHMEHYGSMEALRKAFDTYVGNIPFYGFGVLCTDHPEVSAMVSRVSDRRIITYGFNRQSDVRAVNLESDPNGVTFDVMVRGRLGREDMTIEGVRLPMAGEHNVSNALASITVALELNATPEQIKHSFENFGGVKRRFTPAGEWNGIRIIDDYGHHPVEIQAVLKAARAMQGANRVIAVAQPHRYSRLHDLFEDFSQCFREADIALIAPVYAAGEDPIEGASHTELVKSIRSHGHKDARTLSDLDELPDVIRDVAKPGDMIVCLGAGDITAHANALAAKLGG; translated from the coding sequence ATGACACTCAAACCCTCTCCCTTCGAACTCGGACCAGCGCACCTTGTTGGCATTGGCGGAATCGGCATGTCCGGTATTGCCGAAATCATGATCAATCTTGGCTATCAGGTGCAGGGCTCTGACGTGAAGGAAAGCGCAAATGTCGAGCGCCTTCGCGAGAAGGGTGCGACTGTGTTGATCGGTCACTCTCCAAAGAATGTGATCGGCGCCGGTGCCGTCATCATTTCCTCGGCGATCAAGAGCGACAATCCTGAAGTGGTTGCGGCACGGGAGTCCGGTATACCGGTCGTTCGGCGCGCTGACATGCTGGCCGAGATCATCCGCATGAAGTGGACGGTCGCTGTCGCCGGCACGCATGGCAAGACGACGACGACAACCATGGTGGCCGCGCTGCTTGATGGCGCAGGCGTAGACCCGACCGTCATCAATGGCGGCATCATCAATGCCTATGGCTCCAATGCGAAAGCAGGGACGGGCGACTGGATCGTGCTTGAGGCCGACGAAAGCGACGGCACGTTCACCAAGCTCAGGCCCACCATCGCCATCGTGACCAATATGGACCCGGAACACATGGAGCATTACGGGAGCATGGAGGCGCTGCGCAAAGCGTTCGACACCTATGTCGGCAACATCCCGTTCTATGGTTTCGGCGTGCTTTGCACCGACCACCCTGAAGTCTCTGCCATGGTCAGCCGTGTCTCGGACCGCCGGATCATCACCTATGGCTTCAATCGCCAGTCTGATGTGCGCGCCGTCAATCTGGAGTCCGACCCGAACGGCGTGACCTTTGACGTGATGGTGCGGGGACGCCTCGGTCGGGAAGACATGACGATTGAAGGCGTGCGGCTGCCGATGGCCGGCGAACACAACGTTTCGAACGCGCTCGCCTCCATCACTGTCGCGCTTGAGCTGAATGCCACGCCCGAGCAGATCAAGCACAGCTTCGAGAATTTTGGCGGTGTCAAACGGCGCTTCACGCCAGCAGGGGAGTGGAACGGTATCCGGATCATTGATGATTACGGCCACCACCCGGTGGAGATCCAGGCCGTGCTCAAGGCGGCGCGGGCGATGCAGGGCGCCAACCGCGTGATTGCCGTTGCGCAGCCCCACCGTTACTCGCGCCTGCACGATCTTTTCGAGGACTTCTCGCAATGTTTCCGGGAAGCCGACATCGCGCTGATCGCGCCGGTCTATGCCGCCGGCGAAGACCCTATCGAAGGCGCGTCGCATACCGAGCTTGTCAAAAGCATCCGCTCCCACGGTCACAAGGATGCGCGCACCCTGTCTGACCTTGATGAGCTACCGGATGTGATCCGTGATGTCGCCAAGCCGGGCGACATGATTGTCTGCCTCGGGGCAGGCGATATTACCGCGCATGCAAATGCGCTGGCCGCGAAACTGGGCGGCTGA
- the murB gene encoding UDP-N-acetylmuramate dehydrogenase produces MAEWRDKLPDVRGKVLLDQPLAPYTWFRVGGPADALFLPADEDDLADFLKALPENVPVTFMGVGSNTIVRDGGIEGVTIRLMGGYWGKVEPAGPNSLFARAGALDLSVAKAAAREGIAGLSFFSGIPGSIGGAVRTNAGCYGRELKDVANQIEGVTRSGERVRFEAEIAQYGDPKIEFSYRHTNFPDDVIVTGILLTGSGEGDPDTLAQEIADHQARRSETQPIKDKTGGSTFANPDPPGTPNQRSSWKLVDAAGCRGLRVGGAQVSEKHCNFLINTGDATAADIEALGELVRARVLDVTGVDLRWEIRRIGRLQGER; encoded by the coding sequence TTGGCAGAGTGGCGAGACAAACTGCCAGACGTCCGCGGTAAAGTGCTGCTGGATCAACCGCTCGCGCCGTACACCTGGTTCCGGGTGGGCGGACCTGCCGATGCGCTGTTCCTGCCGGCTGACGAGGATGATCTGGCTGACTTTCTGAAGGCGCTGCCGGAAAATGTCCCGGTCACCTTCATGGGGGTCGGTTCCAATACCATCGTCCGTGACGGCGGCATCGAAGGTGTCACGATCCGTCTGATGGGCGGCTATTGGGGCAAGGTGGAGCCAGCGGGTCCAAACTCCCTCTTCGCCCGTGCGGGAGCGCTTGATCTGTCGGTGGCAAAGGCGGCGGCACGCGAAGGCATTGCCGGCCTGTCTTTCTTTTCGGGCATTCCGGGCTCCATCGGCGGCGCGGTGCGGACAAATGCCGGCTGCTATGGCCGCGAGCTGAAAGACGTGGCGAACCAGATCGAAGGGGTCACGCGGTCTGGCGAGCGCGTGCGCTTCGAGGCCGAGATCGCTCAATATGGCGACCCGAAGATCGAGTTCTCTTATCGCCACACCAATTTCCCGGATGATGTCATCGTGACCGGCATCCTGCTGACAGGGTCTGGCGAAGGCGATCCCGATACGCTTGCCCAGGAGATCGCCGATCACCAGGCGCGCCGGTCCGAAACACAACCGATCAAGGACAAGACGGGCGGCTCGACTTTTGCCAATCCCGATCCGCCGGGCACGCCAAACCAGCGGTCCAGCTGGAAGCTGGTCGACGCGGCCGGCTGCCGGGGCCTTCGTGTCGGCGGGGCGCAGGTCAGCGAGAAGCACTGCAATTTCCTGATCAATACGGGTGACGCGACCGCTGCTGATATCGAAGCGCTGGGCGAGCTGGTGCGCGCCCGGGTGCTCGATGTGACCGGCGTTGACCTCAGATGGGAAATCCGCCGGATCGGCCGCCTGCAGGGTGAGCGCTAG
- a CDS encoding UDP-N-acetylglucosamine--N-acetylmuramyl-(pentapeptide) pyrophosphoryl-undecaprenol N-acetylglucosamine transferase, whose translation MADPDAAKPLVIIGAGGTGGHMFPASAFAEEMRSRGWQVGLMSDARGLRYADTFPADWKEEVKAASPNTRKPWTLPGAALKIWGGINSAASTMKRLKPSLVAGFGGYPAFPALSAAARRKVPILIHEQNAVLGRVNRRFASKAAIVASGFDRLDRLPSDAIHHPVGNPVRAPIAAMRDKPYPSTDGDLTIFITGGSQGAKILGDIIPLAIANHLPAPLRSRLKVVQQVREEQLEQVAAVYDKVQLRHELKPFFSDMPERLAAAHLIIARSGAGTVSEIAAVGRPSILIPLKIAMDDHQTANAEALVDAGAADMLLEDNLYPNLLGELIKVRMEDATDLKNRAALARVTGTITAASDLADLAEQVAKQRS comes from the coding sequence ATGGCAGACCCTGACGCAGCAAAACCCCTCGTCATCATCGGCGCTGGCGGAACCGGCGGTCATATGTTCCCGGCTTCAGCCTTTGCCGAAGAGATGCGCTCACGCGGCTGGCAGGTCGGACTGATGAGCGATGCGCGCGGCCTTCGTTATGCCGACACGTTTCCGGCTGATTGGAAGGAAGAGGTCAAGGCGGCAAGCCCGAACACGCGCAAACCGTGGACGCTGCCAGGCGCCGCTCTGAAAATCTGGGGCGGCATCAATTCGGCCGCGTCGACGATGAAGCGGCTTAAGCCGTCGCTTGTCGCGGGCTTTGGTGGCTATCCGGCCTTTCCGGCGCTCAGTGCTGCAGCGCGCCGCAAAGTGCCGATCCTGATCCACGAACAGAATGCCGTGCTCGGCCGCGTAAATCGTCGCTTTGCCAGCAAGGCTGCCATCGTGGCCTCCGGTTTTGACCGCCTGGACAGGCTGCCATCTGACGCGATCCATCATCCGGTCGGTAACCCGGTTCGCGCGCCCATCGCGGCCATGCGAGACAAGCCTTATCCGTCGACCGATGGTGACCTCACCATCTTTATTACCGGTGGCAGTCAGGGCGCGAAAATTCTGGGCGACATCATTCCGCTCGCCATCGCAAACCATCTCCCAGCCCCCTTACGCTCGCGCCTGAAGGTCGTTCAACAGGTGCGTGAAGAGCAGCTTGAACAAGTCGCCGCCGTCTATGACAAGGTGCAGCTTCGCCATGAATTGAAGCCCTTTTTCTCTGACATGCCGGAACGGCTCGCAGCGGCGCATCTGATAATCGCACGTTCCGGCGCTGGCACGGTGAGCGAGATCGCGGCCGTCGGCCGTCCGAGTATCCTGATCCCGCTGAAGATTGCGATGGATGATCATCAGACAGCGAATGCTGAAGCGCTGGTCGATGCTGGCGCAGCGGACATGCTTCTGGAAGATAATCTCTATCCCAATCTGCTCGGCGAACTCATCAAGGTGCGTATGGAAGATGCGACCGATCTCAAAAACAGGGCGGCGTTGGCGCGTGTGACGGGAACCATAACCGCAGCAAGCGATCTTGCGGACCTGGCAGAACAAGTGGCAAAGCAACGCTCATGA
- the mraY gene encoding phospho-N-acetylmuramoyl-pentapeptide-transferase, whose translation MLYDLLAADDGLFRLFNYTTFRTGGAIVTAFLFSVLTGDWVIGQLQRRQGKGQPIRDLSLEAQLSKRGTPTMGGFLIWIGLLLATVLWADLTNPYIWTVLFVTVSYATLGFLDDYAKVTKQDDAGVSAKVRLLVEFGVAALAGAFIMGIHGAHTPLGHAEWGPLNDLAQMIASLAPETTVEPNDQSFSGGVAVPFVNDYFVPLGGLFILFAMVVIVGAANAVNFTDGLDGLAIVPMMFAGASYALIAYLTGNFIFAEYLGIQFSPGAGEMGVLLGAMIGAGMGFLWFNAYPARVFMGDTGSLGLGGLIGVVAVAVKHEFALAVIGGLFVLEALSVMMQVTWFKITRKLTGEGRRIFLMAPLHHHFQKKNWPETRVVVRFWILSVLFALAGLATLKLR comes from the coding sequence ATGCTGTATGATCTGCTGGCAGCCGATGACGGGCTGTTCCGCCTCTTCAACTACACAACGTTCCGCACGGGCGGCGCGATCGTCACAGCTTTCCTCTTCTCCGTTCTGACGGGTGACTGGGTCATCGGCCAGCTTCAACGCCGCCAGGGCAAGGGCCAGCCGATTCGCGATCTTTCTCTTGAGGCGCAGCTGTCCAAACGCGGCACGCCCACCATGGGCGGCTTCCTGATCTGGATCGGCCTGCTGCTCGCGACCGTTCTCTGGGCTGACCTGACAAACCCGTACATCTGGACGGTCCTTTTTGTGACCGTGTCATACGCAACGCTCGGCTTTCTCGATGACTACGCCAAGGTCACCAAACAGGATGATGCTGGCGTGTCGGCGAAGGTCCGTCTGCTTGTCGAGTTCGGCGTTGCGGCGCTCGCTGGTGCTTTCATCATGGGTATTCATGGCGCGCACACGCCGCTTGGCCATGCCGAATGGGGGCCACTGAACGATCTGGCGCAGATGATTGCCAGCCTGGCGCCGGAAACAACCGTCGAGCCGAATGATCAGTCCTTCTCTGGCGGCGTCGCGGTGCCTTTCGTCAACGACTATTTCGTTCCGCTGGGCGGCCTGTTCATCCTGTTTGCAATGGTCGTCATTGTCGGGGCCGCAAATGCGGTGAACTTCACCGATGGCCTCGATGGGCTTGCGATTGTGCCGATGATGTTTGCAGGCGCGTCCTATGCGCTGATTGCCTATCTGACGGGTAACTTCATCTTTGCCGAGTATCTCGGCATTCAGTTCTCGCCGGGCGCGGGCGAGATGGGCGTGTTGCTCGGCGCGATGATTGGCGCTGGCATGGGCTTTCTCTGGTTCAACGCCTATCCGGCGCGTGTCTTCATGGGAGACACAGGGTCGCTTGGACTCGGCGGTCTGATCGGCGTCGTTGCCGTCGCTGTGAAGCACGAGTTCGCGCTGGCCGTCATTGGCGGGCTGTTCGTTCTCGAAGCCCTGTCTGTGATGATGCAGGTGACTTGGTTCAAGATCACCCGAAAGCTCACCGGTGAAGGCAGGCGCATCTTCCTGATGGCGCCGCTGCACCACCATTTCCAGAAGAAGAACTGGCCGGAAACCCGTGTCGTCGTTCGCTTCTGGATATTGTCCGTTCTGTTCGCCCTCGCGGGCCTCGCCACGCTGAAGCTGAGGTAG
- the murF gene encoding UDP-N-acetylmuramoyl-tripeptide--D-alanyl-D-alanine ligase translates to MTRPLWTSDEIAAATGGRVTAPFDVNGVSIDTRSLEPGDLFVALKDVRDGHDFVANAFEAGAGAALVSREIEGVTGPLIIVDDVLEALEKLGIAARERAKDAVRIAITGSVGKTSVKEMIARIHRGAGKAHWSVKSFNNHWGVPLTLARMPADTEFAVFEIGMSTPGEIAPRSKMAQPHVAVITRIASAHLEGLGSIEGVAKEKADIAAGLIEPDGQVVLPASDLMLSTLVEHVRALKPDAPIGLFGQKADRAGVEWVSNRDGFAWVESYATAGGMSHISLNALTCLLDVEIHAVGDHWADNVACALLASGLNSSIDMYQAARDLSGYTPPPGRGTAEVLRLPTGGEITLVDDAYNANPASMRAALRSFAARRGPRHLVALGEMLEVGVTSETEHRSLQEPILECGAEIVFLAGKGMKPLADSLEGRIETHWQVNAKELDSVVKNSVRNGDLLLIKGSNASGMGGLADRLRHWSKTADEQVMDRDSERVAGGNDAV, encoded by the coding sequence ATGACACGCCCGCTCTGGACGTCAGATGAAATTGCCGCCGCTACCGGAGGCCGTGTCACGGCGCCCTTTGATGTGAATGGCGTCTCCATCGATACGCGCAGCCTTGAGCCAGGCGATCTCTTCGTCGCGCTGAAAGATGTGCGCGACGGGCATGACTTTGTTGCCAACGCGTTCGAGGCGGGGGCAGGTGCCGCGCTGGTGAGCCGCGAAATCGAGGGTGTCACCGGGCCACTGATCATCGTGGATGATGTGCTCGAGGCGCTGGAGAAGCTTGGAATCGCGGCGCGTGAACGGGCGAAAGATGCCGTTCGCATTGCGATCACCGGTTCTGTTGGCAAGACCAGCGTCAAGGAAATGATCGCGCGCATCCATCGCGGTGCGGGCAAGGCGCACTGGTCGGTCAAGAGTTTCAACAATCACTGGGGTGTCCCGCTGACGCTCGCTCGAATGCCGGCGGATACCGAATTTGCGGTTTTCGAAATTGGTATGTCGACGCCGGGCGAAATCGCGCCGCGCTCTAAAATGGCCCAGCCGCATGTTGCCGTGATCACACGCATTGCGTCTGCGCATCTTGAAGGGCTTGGCTCGATCGAGGGTGTGGCGAAAGAAAAGGCTGACATCGCTGCGGGTTTGATAGAGCCTGACGGCCAGGTCGTGCTTCCGGCGTCCGATCTGATGCTATCGACACTCGTGGAGCATGTCCGCGCCCTGAAGCCTGATGCGCCGATCGGTCTGTTTGGCCAGAAGGCAGATCGTGCGGGGGTCGAATGGGTCAGCAACCGGGACGGCTTCGCCTGGGTCGAGAGCTATGCCACGGCTGGTGGTATGAGCCACATTTCGCTCAACGCCCTGACCTGCCTGCTTGATGTCGAAATTCACGCCGTGGGGGACCACTGGGCCGACAATGTTGCCTGCGCGTTGCTCGCAAGCGGGCTCAACAGTTCAATCGACATGTATCAGGCGGCGCGCGATCTTTCGGGGTACACGCCGCCCCCCGGGCGAGGCACGGCCGAGGTGTTGAGGCTCCCAACCGGTGGTGAAATCACTCTGGTGGACGACGCCTATAATGCAAACCCGGCGTCCATGCGCGCAGCACTCAGGAGCTTCGCAGCCCGGCGTGGCCCACGCCACCTCGTTGCGCTGGGTGAAATGCTTGAGGTGGGCGTCACATCAGAGACTGAACATCGCTCGCTTCAGGAGCCCATTCTTGAGTGCGGAGCCGAGATTGTATTTCTCGCCGGAAAAGGGATGAAGCCGCTCGCAGATTCGCTCGAGGGGAGAATCGAGACGCATTGGCAAGTCAATGCAAAAGAGCTGGATTCGGTTGTTAAAAACTCCGTCAGAAACGGTGATCTTCTCTTGATAAAAGGCTCGAATGCATCCGGGATGGGCGGGCTCGCAGACAGGTTGCGCCATTGGAGCAAGACCGCAGACGAGCAAGTGATGGACCGCGACTCAGAACGAGTGGCAGGGGGTAACGATGCTGTATGA
- the murD gene encoding UDP-N-acetylmuramoyl-L-alanine--D-glutamate ligase: protein MIPITEYAGKDVAVYGLGRTGLAAARALKAGKARVHAWDDSEETRARAEAAGIPLSDLNKRDWQSFAALVLSPGIPYRFPQPHRLVRLAQMTNVPVVGDMELFARAVQQLPERGRPKVIGITGTNGKSTTTALIGHILTECGMDARIGGNIGTGVLDMAPLHANACYVLELSSYQLDLVKSLHCDVAVMLNVSPDHLDRHGGMKGYVDAKRRIFLNQQPGDTAIIAVDDTITQTLAMDLSARGGVRVTQVSSEFALGRGVSAINGNLFDSLSGNALRVGDLTEAPALPGRHNHQNAAAAYAACRALGIDPARIYAAIQSFPGLAHRMEQVGEIDGVRFVNDSKATNAQAAEQALRAYPKVYWIAGGVPKAEGIGPLSGLFKRVAKAYLIGDAADAFARTIDDAIPCEKSGTLEKAVSAAYRDAKASGDESPIVLLSPACASFDQFKDFEARGDAFRHIVEDIGGNALVKVMKESA, encoded by the coding sequence ATGATCCCAATTACCGAATATGCTGGAAAAGACGTTGCGGTGTACGGCCTCGGCCGGACAGGCCTTGCGGCTGCGCGCGCCTTGAAGGCTGGTAAGGCGCGGGTTCATGCCTGGGATGACAGCGAGGAAACCCGCGCCAGAGCCGAAGCCGCTGGCATTCCACTGTCTGACCTCAACAAGCGCGACTGGCAGAGCTTCGCGGCGCTGGTGCTGTCACCGGGCATTCCGTATCGCTTCCCGCAGCCGCATCGCCTCGTGCGCCTTGCACAGATGACCAACGTTCCAGTCGTTGGCGATATGGAGCTTTTTGCCCGCGCGGTGCAGCAGCTGCCGGAGCGTGGCCGTCCGAAGGTGATCGGGATCACCGGGACCAATGGTAAGTCGACCACCACGGCTCTCATCGGACACATCCTGACAGAGTGCGGCATGGATGCGCGCATTGGCGGCAATATCGGCACCGGTGTGCTGGATATGGCGCCGCTGCATGCGAATGCCTGCTACGTGCTGGAGCTGTCTTCCTACCAGCTGGACCTGGTGAAGAGCCTGCACTGCGATGTTGCCGTGATGCTCAACGTCTCGCCAGACCATCTGGACCGCCATGGCGGAATGAAGGGTTATGTCGACGCCAAGCGCCGCATTTTCCTCAACCAGCAGCCGGGCGACACGGCGATCATCGCTGTAGACGACACGATCACGCAGACCCTTGCCATGGACCTTTCGGCCCGCGGCGGTGTCCGGGTCACTCAGGTTTCCTCAGAGTTTGCACTTGGGCGCGGTGTCAGCGCCATCAACGGCAATCTGTTCGACAGCTTGTCCGGCAATGCGCTCCGTGTTGGCGATCTGACTGAAGCGCCCGCCCTGCCTGGGCGCCACAACCATCAGAATGCGGCTGCTGCTTACGCCGCCTGTCGCGCGCTTGGCATCGATCCGGCTCGGATCTATGCGGCGATCCAGTCCTTTCCGGGGCTCGCCCACCGCATGGAGCAGGTCGGCGAGATTGATGGCGTGCGCTTCGTCAATGATTCCAAGGCGACCAACGCTCAGGCAGCCGAACAGGCCCTGCGCGCCTACCCGAAGGTCTATTGGATCGCCGGTGGCGTACCGAAGGCCGAAGGGATCGGCCCGCTTAGCGGTCTGTTTAAAAGGGTCGCAAAGGCTTATCTGATTGGTGACGCGGCAGACGCGTTCGCGCGCACGATTGATGATGCCATCCCTTGCGAGAAGTCGGGAACGCTCGAAAAAGCCGTTTCGGCTGCTTATCGCGACGCAAAAGCGTCCGGAGATGAGAGCCCGATCGTCCTTCTTTCTCCCGCCTGTGCGAGCTTTGACCAGTTCAAGGACTTTGAGGCTCGCGGGGACGCCTTCCGCCACATCGTGGAAGACATTGGTGGCAATGCGCTTGTGAAAGTGATGAAGGAATCAGCATGA
- the ftsW gene encoding putative lipid II flippase FtsW: MSVQLGEALILPRSDRSHITEWRRSVDWPILISALVLLGLGLILSLAAGPPAAERLDKADEFHFVKRHAFFAVAAIITLFGASLLDRTWVRRISAFVFCGAFVLLAAILIIGHEAKGAQRWIEYGGFTLQPSEFVKPALIILSGWLLAQRQLYPGGPWAVVALVFYVVTLGLLLLQPDVGQSALLTAAFIVTFFVSGLPWRWAAMFFGGGLGLSATLYALLPHVRFRVNSFINPSDYDTYQIDKASQAIGRGGIFGAGPGEGTVKTELPDAHTDFIYAVLSEEFGYVAALALIGLFVFICWRGFRAASRVHDPYPRAAAAGLFALFGLQAAINIGVNVSLIPPKGMTLPFISYGGSSMLGIALTLGLALALIRRQSSTTWRPDGRP, encoded by the coding sequence ATGAGCGTCCAGCTCGGAGAAGCGCTGATCCTGCCGCGATCCGACCGGTCTCATATCACCGAGTGGCGCCGCAGTGTTGATTGGCCGATCCTCATTTCCGCGCTGGTTCTGCTTGGCCTTGGCCTCATCCTGTCATTGGCCGCTGGACCGCCAGCTGCGGAACGCCTGGACAAGGCCGACGAGTTCCACTTCGTCAAACGACATGCCTTCTTTGCCGTGGCGGCGATTATTACGCTGTTCGGCGCGAGCCTTCTGGACCGCACATGGGTCAGACGCATCTCGGCTTTCGTGTTCTGCGGCGCATTCGTCCTGCTGGCGGCAATCCTCATTATCGGCCACGAAGCCAAGGGCGCCCAGCGATGGATCGAGTATGGCGGCTTCACGCTGCAGCCATCGGAATTCGTGAAGCCGGCGCTTATCATTCTCTCGGGCTGGCTGCTCGCACAGCGTCAACTTTATCCGGGCGGTCCATGGGCGGTCGTTGCCCTGGTTTTTTATGTTGTCACGCTCGGGCTGTTGCTGCTCCAGCCTGATGTCGGTCAGTCTGCACTGCTGACCGCGGCGTTCATCGTCACGTTCTTTGTCTCCGGTCTGCCTTGGCGCTGGGCAGCGATGTTCTTCGGCGGTGGGCTCGGTCTGAGTGCGACGCTCTACGCGCTGCTTCCGCATGTCCGGTTTCGTGTGAACAGCTTCATCAATCCGTCGGATTACGACACCTACCAGATCGACAAGGCCTCTCAGGCCATCGGAAGAGGCGGTATTTTCGGCGCAGGACCGGGCGAGGGCACGGTGAAAACAGAGCTGCCGGACGCCCACACCGATTTTATCTACGCCGTCCTCAGCGAGGAGTTTGGCTATGTCGCCGCGCTCGCACTGATTGGGCTCTTCGTCTTCATTTGCTGGCGCGGCTTTCGTGCAGCCTCTCGTGTGCACGACCCGTACCCGCGAGCGGCCGCTGCCGGACTCTTTGCGCTTTTCGGCCTTCAGGCTGCCATTAATATCGGTGTGAATGTGAGCCTCATTCCCCCGAAAGGCATGACCTTGCCTTTCATTTCCTATGGAGGCTCATCAATGCTCGGCATCGCGTTGACACTGGGTCTCGCCCTGGCGCTTATTCGGCGACAGAGTTCGACGACCTGGAGGCCAGATGGCAGACCCTGA